Proteins from one Terriglobus tenax genomic window:
- a CDS encoding oleate hydratase, which produces MADLQKEQAQERARNADRSRTHFYLVGGGIASLAAAAFLIRDGGIPGSNITIFEELDRLGGSLDGAGSPEQGYVVRGGRMMESKYLCTYDLFSSIPTLDRTRTVTQEIFEWNEIIKTHSHSRLLRDGQPINAPEFELTEKQILKIEWLIVEPEELLGKTSIADQMGEEFFKTNFWLMWATTFAFQPWHSAVEFKRYLARFTHMVQGFNQLHGIMRTVMNQYDSLVRPLQQFLAERNVNFVLNSRVADLEFGKSASGENVVTSILLKKAGAQETIKLGELDQVIVTLGSMTEASALGSNETSAALKGKRDGGAWTLWENIAKGRPEFGRPEVFTDHIQESKWVSTTTTLYDHRFVEYVKNLTGNIPGEGGLVTFTDSNWFCSIVVPAQPHFANQPEDVDVFWGYGLFVDKPGNFVKKPMQECTGKEIFEEFLGHLHVPEDLKRSILENSKTIPCMMPFITSQFLRRETGDRPDVLPKGWKNLAFTGQFCEQPDDVVFTVEYSVRSAANAVYGLLGLDRKPPAVYKGQYDPRVLYKAFKGLHDLT; this is translated from the coding sequence ATGGCGGATTTGCAAAAGGAACAGGCACAGGAACGTGCGCGCAATGCTGATCGCAGCCGTACGCACTTTTATTTAGTCGGCGGTGGAATCGCTTCGCTTGCGGCTGCGGCATTTCTGATTCGCGATGGCGGCATTCCCGGAAGCAACATCACGATCTTTGAAGAGCTTGATCGTTTAGGCGGAAGCCTGGACGGCGCCGGTTCGCCAGAGCAGGGGTACGTGGTTCGTGGCGGGCGCATGATGGAGTCCAAGTATCTCTGCACCTATGACCTGTTTTCTTCCATTCCCACGCTGGACCGCACGCGCACGGTCACCCAGGAGATTTTTGAATGGAACGAGATCATCAAGACGCATTCGCATTCCAGGCTTTTGCGCGACGGACAGCCGATCAATGCTCCGGAGTTTGAGCTGACAGAGAAGCAGATTCTGAAGATCGAATGGCTGATCGTCGAGCCAGAAGAGCTGCTGGGCAAAACGAGCATTGCCGACCAGATGGGAGAAGAGTTCTTCAAGACAAACTTCTGGCTGATGTGGGCCACGACGTTTGCCTTTCAGCCATGGCATAGCGCGGTGGAGTTCAAGCGTTACCTGGCCCGCTTCACGCACATGGTGCAGGGCTTCAACCAACTGCACGGCATTATGCGCACGGTGATGAACCAGTACGACTCTTTGGTGCGTCCGCTGCAGCAGTTCCTGGCGGAGCGCAATGTGAACTTTGTGCTGAATAGCAGGGTTGCCGATCTTGAGTTTGGCAAATCAGCGAGTGGCGAGAACGTTGTTACGTCCATCCTGCTGAAGAAGGCAGGAGCGCAGGAAACGATCAAACTTGGGGAACTGGATCAAGTGATCGTGACTCTGGGATCGATGACCGAAGCCTCGGCCCTCGGGAGCAACGAAACTTCTGCGGCGCTGAAAGGCAAGCGTGACGGCGGTGCATGGACGCTGTGGGAGAATATTGCGAAGGGAAGGCCGGAGTTCGGCCGCCCCGAGGTCTTTACGGACCACATCCAGGAATCGAAATGGGTCTCCACGACAACGACTCTTTATGATCATCGCTTTGTCGAGTACGTGAAGAACCTTACGGGCAATATTCCCGGCGAAGGCGGTCTGGTGACCTTTACGGACTCCAACTGGTTCTGCTCGATTGTGGTTCCGGCACAGCCCCATTTTGCCAATCAGCCGGAAGATGTGGATGTCTTCTGGGGATATGGTCTGTTTGTGGACAAGCCCGGCAACTTCGTGAAGAAGCCGATGCAGGAGTGTACCGGCAAAGAGATCTTTGAAGAGTTCCTCGGACATCTTCACGTACCGGAAGATCTTAAGCGATCCATCCTTGAAAACTCGAAAACGATTCCCTGCATGATGCCGTTTATCACCAGCCAGTTTCTGCGACGCGAGACCGGAGACCGTCCCGATGTTCTGCCGAAGGGATGGAAGAACCTTGCGTTCACGGGACAGTTCTGTGAGCAGCCGGATGACGTCGTCTTTACCGTAGAGTATTCCGTCCGGAGTGCCGCCAATGCTGTCTACGGTCTTCTGGGTCTGGACCGCAAACCGCCCGCGGTCTACAAGGGGCAGTATGATCCTCGCGTTCTCTACAAGGCTTTCAAGGGGCTGCACGATCTTACGTAA
- a CDS encoding GH92 family glycosyl hydrolase codes for MTSTRIFLLAGILTVPFSALSQSAPVDLVNPLIGTAGDGQTYPAAGMPFGMTQWTPQTRDGETKCIAPYYAADTRIQGFRGSHFLTGSCTQDYGSVTIMPLLSAEKLDPAGRSSSFSHEKEQSHPYEYSVDLLESGIHVDLTGTERSGLMRFRYPASVKAAVLAIQENHRLGTGSIRVDEKNQEVTGWNPAYRIYAGNGKPAGFSGYFVVQFSQPFKTGGTWSGDERHIGSVSQDGAKSAAGAFVSFDLTQGSEVLVRIGTSFTSVEEARRNLAEIPDWNFAGTVQKTRAAWEQALHPFDLSAKSASDSKRTVFYTALYHSFQLPRIFSDRSGSYPQFAGGTTVKTAKGFTYYDDFSIWDTFRAIQPLFTLVAPNRSLDMVKSLITKGEQGGYLPIFPAWNSYTSEMVGDHADAVIADAYAKGIRSFDVQSAYRLMRKNATERPKDHAAYLDGRGRRGLNSYLKYGYIPLEDHISDAFHTDEQVSRTLEYAYDDFLVSEMAKWTGHKEDVKLFADRAQNYRKVIDSEAGYARGRHADGSWETPFDPNGTYKWITEGLPSQYTFFAPQDLPGLVEYLGGKQKFISKLDALFDGGFYNHGNEPGHHIAYLYNFAGAPEKTQLRVRQILQKEYRNSTDGLAGNDDAGQMSAWYVFSSLGFYPVTPGTPRYELASPLFDELSLHLPNGHTLRITAPGASSGRYQVKSVSLNGKPLGRTYVFHDELLAGGELHFELQPTILPAH; via the coding sequence ATGACATCGACCCGCATTTTTCTGCTCGCCGGAATCCTGACTGTCCCCTTCAGCGCACTCTCCCAATCGGCACCGGTCGATCTGGTCAACCCGCTCATTGGAACTGCGGGTGATGGGCAGACCTACCCCGCCGCCGGCATGCCCTTTGGCATGACGCAGTGGACACCGCAGACGCGGGACGGCGAAACCAAATGCATCGCTCCCTATTACGCGGCTGATACGCGTATTCAGGGGTTCCGCGGCAGCCATTTTCTTACCGGGTCGTGCACGCAGGACTACGGAAGCGTCACCATCATGCCGCTTCTCTCCGCGGAGAAACTGGATCCCGCAGGGCGCTCCTCGAGCTTTTCCCACGAGAAGGAACAGAGCCATCCCTACGAATACTCCGTTGATCTGCTGGAAAGTGGTATCCATGTGGACCTGACGGGCACCGAGCGTAGCGGCCTGATGCGTTTTCGCTATCCTGCTTCGGTAAAAGCTGCCGTATTGGCCATTCAGGAGAATCATCGTCTTGGGACAGGAAGCATTCGGGTTGACGAGAAGAATCAGGAAGTTACGGGATGGAACCCGGCTTACCGTATCTATGCCGGCAATGGAAAGCCGGCTGGCTTCTCCGGATATTTTGTCGTCCAGTTCAGCCAACCATTCAAGACCGGCGGTACGTGGAGCGGAGACGAGCGCCATATCGGCAGCGTCAGCCAGGATGGCGCGAAGAGCGCGGCAGGCGCCTTTGTTTCCTTCGATTTAACTCAGGGCTCCGAAGTTCTCGTCCGCATCGGAACATCCTTCACCAGTGTTGAGGAAGCCCGCAGGAATTTGGCAGAGATTCCGGATTGGAATTTTGCAGGCACGGTGCAGAAAACGCGCGCGGCATGGGAGCAGGCGCTGCATCCGTTCGATCTTTCGGCGAAGTCCGCAAGTGATTCAAAAAGAACGGTTTTCTACACGGCGCTCTATCACTCCTTCCAGCTTCCGCGCATCTTCAGCGACCGCAGCGGAAGCTATCCCCAGTTCGCCGGCGGCACGACAGTAAAGACGGCAAAGGGCTTTACCTATTACGACGACTTTTCCATCTGGGATACCTTCCGGGCGATCCAGCCGCTATTCACCCTGGTTGCCCCAAACCGCTCCCTGGACATGGTCAAGTCGCTGATTACAAAGGGTGAGCAAGGTGGATATCTGCCCATTTTTCCGGCCTGGAACAGTTACACTTCGGAGATGGTGGGAGACCATGCGGACGCGGTGATCGCGGATGCATATGCCAAGGGCATCCGTAGCTTTGATGTGCAGTCGGCCTATCGTCTGATGCGGAAGAATGCCACGGAACGTCCCAAAGACCACGCTGCGTACCTGGATGGCCGCGGCCGCCGCGGATTGAATTCGTACCTCAAGTATGGATACATCCCCCTGGAAGATCACATCTCCGATGCCTTCCATACGGACGAGCAGGTCTCCCGCACATTGGAATACGCCTACGACGACTTCCTGGTAAGCGAGATGGCCAAGTGGACCGGTCATAAAGAGGACGTCAAACTCTTTGCGGATCGCGCTCAGAATTACCGGAAAGTGATTGACTCTGAAGCAGGTTACGCTCGCGGCCGACATGCCGATGGAAGCTGGGAGACGCCTTTTGACCCCAACGGAACCTACAAGTGGATCACCGAAGGTCTTCCCAGCCAGTACACCTTCTTCGCTCCGCAGGATCTGCCGGGCCTGGTGGAGTATCTGGGCGGGAAGCAGAAGTTTATCTCCAAGCTGGATGCATTGTTCGATGGAGGCTTCTACAACCACGGCAACGAACCCGGCCACCATATCGCCTATCTCTATAACTTTGCCGGGGCACCCGAAAAGACCCAGCTCCGTGTCCGGCAGATTCTCCAGAAGGAATACCGCAACTCTACCGACGGCCTGGCAGGCAACGATGATGCCGGCCAGATGTCGGCCTGGTATGTCTTTTCGTCGCTCGGCTTCTATCCGGTCACTCCCGGCACTCCGCGGTATGAATTGGCCAGCCCGCTGTTTGATGAGCTCTCGCTGCACCTGCCCAATGGGCACACGCTGCGGATTACGGCTCCCGGAGCATCCTCTGGCCGGTACCAGGTGAAGTCCGTCAGCCTGAACGGGAAGCCGCTGGGGCGGACCTACGTCTTCCACGACGAGCTTCTGGCCGGCGGCGAGCTCCATTTCGAGCTTCAACCCACCATTCTTCCGGCACATTAG
- a CDS encoding helix-turn-helix domain-containing protein — protein sequence MKRKLIPAEESFREWKKDPSYVAAYDALENEFALASALIEARSKADMTQEEVAAAMGTTQAVVARLESGKVLPSTRTLERFARATRSRLRISFESNQPALAAKR from the coding sequence ATGAAGCGTAAGTTGATTCCGGCAGAAGAGTCATTTCGAGAGTGGAAGAAAGATCCATCGTATGTAGCCGCATACGACGCACTGGAGAATGAGTTTGCCCTTGCCTCCGCATTGATCGAAGCACGGAGTAAGGCCGATATGACCCAGGAAGAAGTTGCGGCTGCCATGGGGACAACGCAGGCTGTTGTTGCGAGGCTTGAAAGCGGCAAGGTGTTGCCGTCCACGCGGACTTTGGAGCGGTTCGCTCGTGCAACTCGCTCGCGTCTGCGCATCAGCTTCGAGTCCAATCAACCTGCGTTAGCTGCAAAGCGCTGA
- a CDS encoding type II toxin-antitoxin system RelE/ParE family toxin yields MANWLIEFLDAGVKASLDALPLDIRANFQRIVELIQAHGLERVREPYVKHLEGPLWEMRMKGKSGIARACYVTAVGKRIVVVHVFVKKTQKTPRRELELALRRAKEVE; encoded by the coding sequence ATGGCGAACTGGTTGATTGAGTTCTTGGATGCTGGAGTGAAAGCATCTCTCGATGCCCTTCCCTTGGACATCCGGGCAAACTTTCAGCGGATCGTGGAGTTGATTCAGGCACACGGGCTGGAGCGGGTTCGAGAGCCATACGTGAAGCATCTCGAAGGCCCGTTGTGGGAGATGCGAATGAAGGGCAAGAGCGGCATCGCACGTGCCTGCTATGTCACTGCGGTTGGGAAGCGAATCGTGGTGGTGCATGTCTTCGTGAAGAAGACACAGAAAACACCTCGGCGTGAACTGGAGCTAGCCTTGAGACGGGCAAAGGAGGTCGAATGA
- a CDS encoding TetR/AcrR family transcriptional regulator, with protein sequence MPIQASKGKASSTTKAPRVKTRRASAYHHGDLPQALKRATLEVLSGPDAHLLSFRDLARRLGVTTGAPYHHFKDRTGLLVSLAVDGYGHLHDEFVRASQQSSEYSLQIEALTLAYLGFARREKGYYTAMFLPEVSAALTPELRAAANRSFDLICTLISQHNAQLTQEQVSERTVTIWSFLHGMITLSAAGPLSRRLPYGKQDHFAISSVKRCLGISAT encoded by the coding sequence GTGCCGATACAAGCCTCCAAGGGAAAAGCGTCTTCAACGACCAAAGCTCCCCGCGTCAAGACTCGCCGCGCTTCCGCATATCATCATGGAGACCTGCCCCAGGCGCTCAAGCGCGCGACCCTGGAAGTTCTCTCCGGTCCGGATGCCCATCTGCTGTCTTTTCGCGACCTTGCTCGCAGACTCGGTGTGACCACCGGCGCTCCGTACCATCACTTCAAAGACCGTACAGGGCTGCTTGTCTCTCTTGCCGTGGATGGCTATGGTCATCTGCACGATGAGTTTGTCCGGGCATCGCAACAAAGCAGCGAGTACTCCCTCCAGATTGAAGCTCTGACCCTGGCCTATCTGGGGTTCGCCCGCCGCGAAAAGGGCTATTACACCGCCATGTTCCTTCCGGAGGTCTCCGCGGCGTTGACTCCAGAGCTGCGGGCAGCGGCAAACCGGAGCTTTGATCTGATCTGTACACTCATCAGCCAGCACAACGCCCAGCTCACACAGGAACAGGTTTCAGAACGAACCGTCACGATCTGGTCGTTCCTGCACGGCATGATCACCTTAAGTGCGGCCGGCCCGCTGAGCCGTCGTCTACCCTACGGCAAGCAGGATCACTTCGCCATCAGCTCCGTCAAGCGATGCCTGGGGATTTCGGCCACATAG
- a CDS encoding TonB-dependent receptor domain-containing protein, whose amino-acid sequence MPTKFPTRQDSARSWIRVTHQQQYQFFRGYMLLGLPTTATYDLNSSYVARQHYLSFFAQDDWRIRPDLTLNMGLRYDKDFSPTERRGRVVNGFDSTSASPIAAVAIAAYKE is encoded by the coding sequence TTGCCGACGAAATTTCCTACTCGGCAGGATTCGGCCCGTAGTTGGATACGTGTCACTCATCAACAGCAATACCAATTTTTTAGAGGCTATATGCTGCTCGGATTGCCTACGACTGCGACCTATGATCTGAACAGCAGTTATGTAGCCCGCCAGCATTATTTGTCGTTCTTCGCACAGGATGACTGGCGTATTCGTCCTGACCTGACCCTGAATATGGGGCTTCGTTACGACAAGGACTTCTCGCCAACCGAGCGTCGGGGACGCGTAGTCAACGGTTTCGACTCGACCTCGGCCAGTCCGATTGCCGCTGTTGCAATTGCTGCCTACAAGGAGTGA
- a CDS encoding DPP IV N-terminal domain-containing protein → MQDKRLPFRAGEWTILPEANLLVKDDVERHLEPKVMKVLLTLALQPGHVYTKEELIAAVWPNTFVSDDALTRCISILRRITEDDAHEPRFIQTVPKVGYRLVAPITELSETEASADSLSPSLPGEVLLPSAAPMPEIEAAPVPSHPILPQGKRSRPAWALPLLAVTILLIGGAALLWQRNHPAVSDAAMLKTSAFTGDAGEQTQPSFSPDGQFIAYARTSPADGSRRIYIKQIGSEASRELNQDPAEQFSPVWAPDGKRIAYLGRSSAGLGIYISPVTGNSAPRKIFIPQAASDWDQRALTWSADGATLAFPDHMGEAASSSIYQLELATLRTQPITSPPAGAEGDLAPAYSPDGKRVAFIRASETAVRDLFIKQLPDGPIQQLTHDRVNIDSFTWDRDSQHLIFSSNRAGRFSLWRIGLKDSVPARMPVGTEDATQPAAGPLPSQLAYTHGSALWSIDQVQLAGKPAAQQIVLSSTQEDSAPTLSPDDSSFAFQSGRSGSQEIWISSIHGDKLRQLTAANGPVTGSPSWSHHGDQILYDSRPDGHSHIFVIPAAGGKARQLTFGNVNDIVPRWSANDSTVYFRSNRGGRWQVWKVAADGGEPQPVTRDDGIVPLESPDGKWLYFTRGDEAGLWRVPTNGGDETQVASVPAAGYWGYWQVTATGIYALDTTVSPAVIRVLDPETRQSRVLATLQLTPPPYQGMSVFKDGRTLLLTQERDIGRHITLAEAVSR, encoded by the coding sequence GTGCAAGATAAGCGATTACCGTTCCGGGCTGGCGAATGGACGATTCTTCCCGAGGCCAATCTCCTGGTTAAGGATGATGTAGAGCGCCACCTCGAACCAAAAGTGATGAAGGTTCTTCTGACGCTCGCCCTGCAGCCGGGGCATGTCTACACCAAGGAAGAACTCATCGCCGCGGTCTGGCCAAATACCTTTGTCAGCGATGACGCCCTGACCCGCTGCATCTCAATCCTCCGCCGCATCACGGAAGACGATGCTCACGAGCCACGCTTTATCCAGACGGTGCCCAAAGTCGGCTATCGGTTGGTCGCCCCCATTACGGAGCTGAGCGAGACAGAAGCGTCTGCGGATTCCCTGTCTCCGTCTCTGCCGGGGGAGGTCCTGCTACCCTCTGCTGCCCCAATGCCGGAGATCGAAGCCGCACCCGTTCCCTCTCACCCCATCCTCCCGCAAGGCAAACGCTCGCGGCCCGCATGGGCTCTTCCCCTGCTTGCGGTCACGATCCTGCTCATCGGTGGGGCCGCTCTTCTGTGGCAAAGAAATCATCCGGCCGTCTCCGACGCAGCGATGCTGAAGACCTCTGCCTTCACGGGAGATGCCGGGGAGCAGACGCAGCCCTCGTTCTCTCCGGACGGACAATTCATCGCCTATGCCCGCACCTCTCCTGCGGACGGCTCGAGGCGTATCTACATTAAGCAGATTGGAAGTGAAGCCTCCCGCGAGCTGAACCAGGATCCTGCCGAGCAGTTCAGCCCGGTCTGGGCACCGGATGGCAAACGTATCGCTTACCTGGGCCGCTCTTCGGCAGGACTCGGGATCTATATCTCACCCGTCACCGGGAACAGCGCGCCGCGCAAGATCTTCATCCCGCAAGCAGCCAGCGACTGGGACCAGCGTGCGCTCACATGGTCTGCTGACGGCGCCACCCTGGCCTTCCCTGACCACATGGGCGAAGCGGCCAGCTCCTCCATCTACCAGCTTGAGCTGGCGACACTGCGCACGCAGCCCATTACTTCGCCTCCAGCCGGAGCCGAGGGGGACCTCGCCCCGGCCTACTCCCCTGATGGAAAACGCGTCGCCTTCATCCGCGCCAGTGAAACCGCAGTTCGCGACCTCTTCATCAAGCAGCTGCCGGACGGCCCCATCCAGCAACTGACGCACGATCGCGTCAACATCGACAGCTTTACCTGGGATCGCGACAGCCAGCACCTCATCTTCTCTTCCAACCGCGCCGGAAGATTTTCCCTGTGGCGAATCGGCCTGAAAGACTCGGTGCCTGCGCGCATGCCCGTAGGCACCGAGGACGCCACCCAACCAGCCGCCGGTCCCCTTCCTTCCCAGTTGGCCTATACCCATGGCTCCGCGCTGTGGAGCATTGACCAGGTTCAGCTCGCGGGAAAACCAGCAGCACAGCAGATCGTTCTCTCCTCCACACAGGAAGACTCGGCTCCTACCCTGTCGCCGGATGATTCTTCCTTCGCCTTCCAGTCGGGCCGTTCCGGCAGCCAGGAGATCTGGATATCGTCGATCCATGGCGATAAGCTCCGCCAACTCACCGCGGCCAATGGCCCCGTCACCGGAAGCCCGTCATGGTCTCACCACGGAGACCAGATTCTCTACGACTCACGCCCCGATGGTCATTCGCATATCTTCGTCATTCCGGCAGCAGGCGGCAAAGCGCGGCAACTGACCTTTGGCAACGTCAATGACATTGTTCCCCGCTGGTCCGCCAACGACAGCACGGTTTACTTCCGCTCAAACCGCGGTGGAAGATGGCAGGTCTGGAAGGTGGCTGCAGACGGTGGCGAGCCGCAGCCGGTCACACGTGATGATGGCATCGTTCCCCTGGAGTCTCCCGATGGAAAGTGGCTCTACTTCACCCGCGGGGACGAGGCAGGCCTTTGGCGCGTTCCTACCAATGGCGGCGATGAGACGCAGGTGGCATCGGTTCCTGCCGCAGGCTATTGGGGATACTGGCAGGTAACAGCGACCGGGATATATGCCCTCGATACGACCGTCTCCCCGGCAGTGATTCGCGTGCTTGATCCGGAGACGCGGCAATCGCGGGTTCTCGCAACCCTGCAACTGACTCCGCCTCCCTACCAGGGCATGTCGGTCTTCAAAGACGGTCGCACACTGCTGCTGACACAGGAGCGGGACATCGGCCGCCACATCACACTCGCCGAAGCTGTCTCGCGTTAG